Proteins from a genomic interval of Capsicum annuum cultivar UCD-10X-F1 chromosome 4, UCD10Xv1.1, whole genome shotgun sequence:
- the LOC107868914 gene encoding uncharacterized protein LOC107868914, whose protein sequence is MDEFHLGAYKRDDLYKERMNNYHDRRIEKRDFKVGDWVYLFNSRLKLFLGKLKSRWSMPFKVCDVFPSGVVELEGKDESLFNVNGKRVTIYVGPMDDAKLLSTVYLDEV, encoded by the coding sequence atggatgaattccatcttggAGCCTATAAAAGAGATGATTTGTACAAAGAAAGGATGAATAATTACCATGACCGAAGAATAGAGAAGAGAGATtttaaagttggtgattgggtttaCTTGTTCAACTCTCGGCTTAAACTCTTTCTGGGCAAATTAAAGTCAAGATGGTCTATGCCGTTCAAAGTATGTGATGTTTTTCCATCAGGTGTGGTGGAACTCGAAGGTAAAGATGAAAGTTTGTTCAATGTTAATGGGAAAAGAGTCACGATCTATGTTGGTCCAATGGATGATGCAAAGCTATTATCCACTGtgtatctcgatgaagtctaa